One Festucalex cinctus isolate MCC-2025b chromosome 1, RoL_Fcin_1.0, whole genome shotgun sequence genomic region harbors:
- the plvapa gene encoding plasmalemma vesicle associated protein a isoform X2 — MYSSGYSHVSKAGPQAQKKMRYRSKGKSCGYYLKIIFFFSSLIQSLIIVSLVLFLVYGKTQDSASTTRIQDLEESFSRLSIENVALRQQRRNLTTLLNVTLTEKTRNEWDLLKIRLLSNRSLIFIQDLDRRLQQSNMDLVMCKTQARFPTNNQQPTIMRTVPVTGGCGFEMERVTARLQLVESNFTQTTQRMRMEMEQIAKDRDNLNLEAIHLRRDKSMYLKQIEFNKEKCKQDFVQSLSGVSNVSRAFLLKIESLFPTHIAFQLTCEKQREHLEQIRTNCTSLSREVEDRFQSYLNNFGNQMSEIQSENSRLKAENERRRDDYRVCSQNRTGLILEHRQTLEKLQKKHDNDVDRHLSDKTRLRGDIEVLENSVNYKNKEVEHLNEQVRKLNMSCMAKTGFGGLPGTGVGQFGRGGSNGFASNLPGFGSNKPGSTGLGSSNYGLNPSVGSTGSGSNRLGSTGLGSSNLGSTGLGLNRQGSTGLGSSSLGSAGSGLNKLGSTGSGSSSLGSTGSGLNKLGSTGLGSSSLGSTGSGLNKLGSTGLGSSSLGSTGSGLNKLGSTGLGSSSLGSTGSGLNKLGSTGLGSSSLGSTGTGLNKQGSTGLGSSSLGSTGSGLNKLGSTGLGSSSLGSTGTGLNKQGSTGLSSSGSGLNKLGSTGLGSSSLGSTASGLNKLGSTGVGSSSLGSTGSGSSKLGSTGMGSSSLGSSASGLNKLSLGSSTVGSAGSGVNKLGSTSLGSSGLGSTGLGSNRQGSSGLGTSSLGSSGLNNKPTSSLKSSSSLGSSGSSSSGFSLFGLGSSNSNTGQSKPGSGIGRGTSSGSSLGTGRTGGLGGGSVSIAQHLQDLQRIINPSYAYEERQELSRMMG, encoded by the exons ATGTACAGCAGCGGCTACTCTCACGTGTCCAAGGCCGGCCCTCAGGCCCAAAAGAAGATGCGGTATCGCTCGAAGGGCAAGAGCTGTGGCTACTACCTGAAgatcatcttcttcttttcctcaCTGATTCAGTCACTCATCATAGTCAGCCTGGTTCTCTTCTTGGTCTACGGTAAGACGCAGGACTCCGCTTCAACAACACGCATACAGGACTTGGAGGAGAGCTTCAGTCGACTGTCCATTGAGAACGTCGCCCTCAGGCAACAGAGGAGGAATCTGACGACCTTACTCAATGTCACCTTGACCGAGAAGACCCGCAACGAATGGGACCTGCTGAAAATTCGACTCTTGTCAAACAGGTCTCTAATCTTCATTCAAGACCTGGACAGGAGGCTG caacaatcCAATATGGATCTGGTGATGTGCAAGACCCAGGCCCGCTTTCCTACAAATAACCAACAACCCACCA TCATGCGAACTGTGCCAGTGACTGGAGGTTGTGGATTTGAGATGGAGCGGGTGACAGCTCGACTTCAACTTGTGGAGTCCAACTTTACACAGACAACGCAGAGAATGAGGATGGAAATGGAACAGATTGCCAAAGACAGGGACAACCTTAACCTGGAGGCCATCCATCTAAGAAGGGACAAGTCAATGTATCTTAAACAAATTGAGTTTaacaaagaaaaatgcaaacaaGATTTTGTTCAGTCCTTGAGTGGCGTCTCCAATGTCTCAAGAGCCTTTCTGCTGAAGATTGAATCCCTCTTCCCGACTCACATTGCcttccagctcacctgtgagAAACAGAGGGAGCACCTAGAGCAGATCCGCACCAACTGCACCAGTCTGTCTAGAGAGGTGGAGGACAGGTTCCAGAGCTACTTGAATAATTTCGGTAATCAGATGTCGGAGATCCAGTCTGAGAACAGTCGCTTGAAGGCTGAGAACGAGCGACGGCGTGATGACTACCGCGTATGCAGTCAAAACCGCACAGGTCTGATCCTAGAGCACAGACAGACCCTAGAGAAGCTTCAGAAGAAACACGACAATGACGTTGACAGGCATCTGTCGGACAAAACAAGGCTGAGAGGTGATATTGAAGTTCTTGAAAACAGTgtcaattacaaaaataaagaagtTGAACATCTCAACGAGCAAGTCAGGAAGCTCAACATGTCCTGCATGGCTAAG actggattcggtgGCTTGCCGGGAACTGGTGTAGGACAGTTTGGAAGGGGAGGGTCAAATGGTTTTGCCTCAAATTTACCCGGTTTCGGATCAAACAAACCAGGGTCAACTGGGTTGGGCTCCTCAAATTATGGGTTAAATCCAAGTGTTGGCTCAACTGGCTCAGGATCAAACAGATTAGGATCAACTGGATTGGGCTCCTCAAATCTCGGTTCAACTGGTTTAGGATTAAACAGACAAGGATCCACAGGGTTAGGCTCTTCAAGTCTTGGTTCAGCTGGGTCAGGATTAAATAAATTAGGATCAACTGGGTCGGGCTCTTCAAGTCTTGGATCAACTGGGTCAGGATTAAATAAATTAGGATCAACTGGGTTGGGCTCTTCAAGTCTTGGTTCAACTGGGTCAGGATTAAATAAATTAGGATCAACTGGGTTGGGCTCTTCAAGTCTTGGATCAACTGGGTCAGGATTAAATAAATTAGGATCAACTGGGTTGGGCTCTTCAAGTCTTGGTTCAACTGGGTCAGGATTAAATAAATTAGGATCAACTGGGTTGGGCTCTTCAAGTCTTGGCTCAACTGGGACAGGATTAAACAAACAAGGCTCAACAGGGTTGGGCTCTTCAAGTCTTGGTTCAACTGGGTCAGGATTAAATAAATTAGGATCAACTGGGTTGGGCTCTTCAAGTCTTGGCTCAACTGGGACAGGATTAAACAAACAAGGCTCAACAGGGTTAAGTTCCTCTGGGTCTGGATTAAACAAATTAGGCTCAACCGGTTTAG GCTCCTCAAGTCTTGGATCAACTGCATCCGGATTAAACAAATTAGGATCAACCGGGGTAGGCTCCTCAAGTCTTGGATCAACTGGGTCAGGATCAAGCAAATTAGGATCAACAGGTATGGGGTCTTCGAGCCTTGGATCATCTGCGTCAGGTTTAAATAAACTTAGTTTGGGCTCCTCAACCGTTGGCTCAGCTGGGTCAGGAGTAAACAAATTAGGCTCAACCTCATTAGGTTCCTCTGGTCTTGGCTCGACTGGGTTAGGATCGAACAGGCAAGGATCATCTGGTTTGGGCACTTCCAGTCTTGGCTCGTCTGGGTTAAATAATAAACCGACCTCAAGTCTAAAAAGCTCCTCCAGCCTTGGATCAAGTGGGTCATCCAGTTCTGGATTCTCCCTTTTTGGGCTTGGGTCAAGCAACAGTAACACAGGACAAAGTAAGCCAGGAAGTGGAATAGGGAGAGGGACCTCAAGTGGATCTTCACTTGGAACAGGGAGGACCGGTGGTCTAGGTGGTGGAtcag TCAGCATTGCTCAGCACCTTCAAGATCTGCAACGTATCATCAACCCCTCTTATGCTTATGA AGAGCGACAAGAGCTGTCCAGAATGATGGGTTAG
- the plvapa gene encoding plasmalemma vesicle associated protein a isoform X1 — protein sequence MYSSGYSHVSKAGPQAQKKMRYRSKGKSCGYYLKIIFFFSSLIQSLIIVSLVLFLVYGKTQDSASTTRIQDLEESFSRLSIENVALRQQRRNLTTLLNVTLTEKTRNEWDLLKIRLLSNRSLIFIQDLDRRLQQSNMDLVMCKTQARFPTNNQQPTIMRTVPVTGGCGFEMERVTARLQLVESNFTQTTQRMRMEMEQIAKDRDNLNLEAIHLRRDKSMYLKQIEFNKEKCKQDFVQSLSGVSNVSRAFLLKIESLFPTHIAFQLTCEKQREHLEQIRTNCTSLSREVEDRFQSYLNNFGNQMSEIQSENSRLKAENERRRDDYRVCSQNRTGLILEHRQTLEKLQKKHDNDVDRHLSDKTRLRGDIEVLENSVNYKNKEVEHLNEQVRKLNMSCMAKTGFGGLPGTGVGQFGRGGSNGFASNLPGFGSNKPGSTGLGSSNYGLNPSVGSTGSGSNRLGSTGLGSSNLGSTGLGLNRQGSTGLGSSSLGSAGSGLNKLGSTGSGSSSLGSTGSGLNKLGSTGLGSSSLGSTGSGLNKLGSTGLGSSSLGSTGSGLNKLGSTGLGSSSLGSTGSGLNKLGSTGLGSSSLGSTGTGLNKQGSTGLGSSSLGSTGSGLNKLGSTGLGSSSLGSTGTGLNKQGSTGLSSSGSGLNKLGSTGLGSSSLGSTASGLNKLGSTGLGSSSLGSTASGLNKLGSTGVGSSSLGSTGSGSSKLGSTGMGSSSLGSSASGLNKLSLGSSTVGSAGSGVNKLGSTSLGSSGLGSTGLGSNRQGSSGLGTSSLGSSGLNNKPTSSLKSSSSLGSSGSSSSGFSLFGLGSSNSNTGQSKPGSGIGRGTSSGSSLGTGRTGGLGGGSVSIAQHLQDLQRIINPSYAYEERQELSRMMG from the exons ATGTACAGCAGCGGCTACTCTCACGTGTCCAAGGCCGGCCCTCAGGCCCAAAAGAAGATGCGGTATCGCTCGAAGGGCAAGAGCTGTGGCTACTACCTGAAgatcatcttcttcttttcctcaCTGATTCAGTCACTCATCATAGTCAGCCTGGTTCTCTTCTTGGTCTACGGTAAGACGCAGGACTCCGCTTCAACAACACGCATACAGGACTTGGAGGAGAGCTTCAGTCGACTGTCCATTGAGAACGTCGCCCTCAGGCAACAGAGGAGGAATCTGACGACCTTACTCAATGTCACCTTGACCGAGAAGACCCGCAACGAATGGGACCTGCTGAAAATTCGACTCTTGTCAAACAGGTCTCTAATCTTCATTCAAGACCTGGACAGGAGGCTG caacaatcCAATATGGATCTGGTGATGTGCAAGACCCAGGCCCGCTTTCCTACAAATAACCAACAACCCACCA TCATGCGAACTGTGCCAGTGACTGGAGGTTGTGGATTTGAGATGGAGCGGGTGACAGCTCGACTTCAACTTGTGGAGTCCAACTTTACACAGACAACGCAGAGAATGAGGATGGAAATGGAACAGATTGCCAAAGACAGGGACAACCTTAACCTGGAGGCCATCCATCTAAGAAGGGACAAGTCAATGTATCTTAAACAAATTGAGTTTaacaaagaaaaatgcaaacaaGATTTTGTTCAGTCCTTGAGTGGCGTCTCCAATGTCTCAAGAGCCTTTCTGCTGAAGATTGAATCCCTCTTCCCGACTCACATTGCcttccagctcacctgtgagAAACAGAGGGAGCACCTAGAGCAGATCCGCACCAACTGCACCAGTCTGTCTAGAGAGGTGGAGGACAGGTTCCAGAGCTACTTGAATAATTTCGGTAATCAGATGTCGGAGATCCAGTCTGAGAACAGTCGCTTGAAGGCTGAGAACGAGCGACGGCGTGATGACTACCGCGTATGCAGTCAAAACCGCACAGGTCTGATCCTAGAGCACAGACAGACCCTAGAGAAGCTTCAGAAGAAACACGACAATGACGTTGACAGGCATCTGTCGGACAAAACAAGGCTGAGAGGTGATATTGAAGTTCTTGAAAACAGTgtcaattacaaaaataaagaagtTGAACATCTCAACGAGCAAGTCAGGAAGCTCAACATGTCCTGCATGGCTAAG actggattcggtgGCTTGCCGGGAACTGGTGTAGGACAGTTTGGAAGGGGAGGGTCAAATGGTTTTGCCTCAAATTTACCCGGTTTCGGATCAAACAAACCAGGGTCAACTGGGTTGGGCTCCTCAAATTATGGGTTAAATCCAAGTGTTGGCTCAACTGGCTCAGGATCAAACAGATTAGGATCAACTGGATTGGGCTCCTCAAATCTCGGTTCAACTGGTTTAGGATTAAACAGACAAGGATCCACAGGGTTAGGCTCTTCAAGTCTTGGTTCAGCTGGGTCAGGATTAAATAAATTAGGATCAACTGGGTCGGGCTCTTCAAGTCTTGGATCAACTGGGTCAGGATTAAATAAATTAGGATCAACTGGGTTGGGCTCTTCAAGTCTTGGTTCAACTGGGTCAGGATTAAATAAATTAGGATCAACTGGGTTGGGCTCTTCAAGTCTTGGATCAACTGGGTCAGGATTAAATAAATTAGGATCAACTGGGTTGGGCTCTTCAAGTCTTGGTTCAACTGGGTCAGGATTAAATAAATTAGGATCAACTGGGTTGGGCTCTTCAAGTCTTGGCTCAACTGGGACAGGATTAAACAAACAAGGCTCAACAGGGTTGGGCTCTTCAAGTCTTGGTTCAACTGGGTCAGGATTAAATAAATTAGGATCAACTGGGTTGGGCTCTTCAAGTCTTGGCTCAACTGGGACAGGATTAAACAAACAAGGCTCAACAGGGTTAAGTTCCTCTGGGTCTGGATTAAACAAATTAGGCTCAACCGGTTTAGGCTCCTCAAGTCTTGGATCAACTGCGTCAGGATTAAACAAATTAGGCTCAACCGGCTTAGGCTCCTCAAGTCTTGGATCAACTGCATCCGGATTAAACAAATTAGGATCAACCGGGGTAGGCTCCTCAAGTCTTGGATCAACTGGGTCAGGATCAAGCAAATTAGGATCAACAGGTATGGGGTCTTCGAGCCTTGGATCATCTGCGTCAGGTTTAAATAAACTTAGTTTGGGCTCCTCAACCGTTGGCTCAGCTGGGTCAGGAGTAAACAAATTAGGCTCAACCTCATTAGGTTCCTCTGGTCTTGGCTCGACTGGGTTAGGATCGAACAGGCAAGGATCATCTGGTTTGGGCACTTCCAGTCTTGGCTCGTCTGGGTTAAATAATAAACCGACCTCAAGTCTAAAAAGCTCCTCCAGCCTTGGATCAAGTGGGTCATCCAGTTCTGGATTCTCCCTTTTTGGGCTTGGGTCAAGCAACAGTAACACAGGACAAAGTAAGCCAGGAAGTGGAATAGGGAGAGGGACCTCAAGTGGATCTTCACTTGGAACAGGGAGGACCGGTGGTCTAGGTGGTGGAtcag TCAGCATTGCTCAGCACCTTCAAGATCTGCAACGTATCATCAACCCCTCTTATGCTTATGA AGAGCGACAAGAGCTGTCCAGAATGATGGGTTAG